The sequence GAAACGCTCGACATATTCATTCCACAGCCCCACCTCAGAGGCTTCGGTCACCGCCTCCAGGCGCACCGGAGCGAAATCGCGCAAGGGACCTGCCAAACGCCTGTCGGTCGCGGTTCGCTCGCTGAGTGCAACACCCCCCCGTTTGCCGGTATGGACCTGCGGGCGCTTCAACGCGGGTAGCTCGACCAGCCCCGCCGCCTCCAATCTCTCCAGCAGTTTCTGAACTGCACCCAGTCGCCAGCCTCCGTACGACTCATCAGGGAACCCTCATGGCCTTAAAACAGGCCTATTGCGTTCCCTTTATCCTGACAAAGTCGATCCGCGTTGTCTAGTGCCCTTTTGCGAAAGCGCTTTTTTATATTCCTTGCTATAACTGGCATTGGGTGGTCATGCTTCAGGGCTGAACTTTCGAGAGCAGACATAGAGCACTACCAGAGAATTGCGCTAATCAATGGGGTCAGACTCGATTGAAAAGGTTGAACGTTGTCCCGCAATGCCGATTCCACCAAGCGCTGAAGAGCGCGGCATCTATCAATCGAGTCTGACCCCATTGAACGCCAATTCGTGTCAACAACTCAGTGGACAGAATGTCGGAAAAAGGGAATCCGCGAATCTGAAGGAATGATTTTTTGAGCTGCTGAGATTGCCGCGAGCGGAGAATTCTTATAGGATTTTTCCTGGTTATGGACTTGGGCGTCGATTCCGACTTTCTCCATGAGCTGCCTGAAATGTCCCGTTGTTCAGGCTCGATCGTTCCGAATTGTCTATCTTGCTTGTTTTAGCTGCGCCAGCCCTGTCCCAGAGTTTGGTACCGATTTCGGTCGCAAGCGCGACAAAAAGATGTGTGCTGACTTACGCGAATTGCGGTAGTCGGCGCTCGCGCCGCTGGAGATAATATTCCCTGTCCAAGCACCATAGTACGCACACCGGAGTCAAAATATGCAATCACCCAGGACACTCCCAGCATGGCAGGCGCTCGAGAAGCTGCGACTGGCGATGGACGGCGTCCACATGCGCAGATCGTTCGGCGATGACGCCAGGCGCTTCGAGCGTTTTTCGGCCCGCTTCGGCGAAATGCTGTTCGACTATTCGAAGAACCGGATCGATGCGGCCGTATTGGAGCAACTGATCGCCCTGGCGGGGCAGGCAGGTCTTGAGGAACGGATCGAGGCAATGTTCTCGGGAGAGAGGATCAACAACACCGAGAACCGGGCGGTACTGCACGTGGCGCTGCGCAATCGATCGAACCGCCCCATCGTGATTGATGGCGACGATGTGATGCCCGCGGTTAACGCGGTACTCGTCAAGATGCGTGATTTCTCCGAGGCGGTTCGCTCCGGGGCCTGGACAGGGTATACCGGCAAGCCGATTTCCGACATCGTCAATATCGGTATCGGAGGCTCGGACCTTGGACCGAAGATGGTGTGCCAGGCCCTGACGCCCTACGCCAGGCCGGACCTGGCGGTTCATTTTGTCTCCAACGTCGATGGAACCGATATCGCCGAGACCCTGAAGCGGGTCAGCCCCGACACGACACTGTTTCTGGTTGCGTCCAAGACCTTCACCACCATCGAGACCATGACCAACGCGCACACGGCGAGGGCGTGGTTCCTGCGTTCGGCGGTCGATGAGGGCCACGTGGCAAGGCATTTCGTAGCGATGTCCACCAATGCGGAAGAGGTGGCGAGATTCGGGATCGACACCAGAAACATGTTCGAGTTCTGGGACTGGGTCGGGGGACGCTACTCGCTCTGGTCGGCCATTGGTCTGTCGATCGCCCTTTATCTCGGCATGGAGCATTTCGAGGCGCTGTTAACGGGTGCGCACCGGGCCGACGAACACTTCCGAAGCACATCGTTCAAGCAGAATATTCCCGTGCTGATGGCCATGCTTGGTATCTGGTACAACAACTTTTTCGACGCACAGAGTCACGCCATTCTGCCCTACGATCAGTACCTGCAGTATTTCGCAGACTATTTCCAGCAGGGCGACATGGAGAGCAACGGCAAGCGCGTCACCCGCCAGGGTGACCCCGTGGATCTCGATACCGGGCCAGTGATCTGGGGCCAGCCCGGCACCAACGGCCAGCACGCCTTCTACCAGCTCATTCACCAGGGCACCAGGCTGATACCCTGCGACTTTCTGGCCGCCGCCCGGAGCCACAACGATATAGGCCGCCATCACCAAATTCTGGTTTCCAACTACTTTGCCCAGAGCGAAGCGCTGATGCGGGGTCGCACCCGTGAGGAGGCATACGCCGAGCTGGCCGCTGACGGCGTACGGGGAGAGGAGCTTGAGCTGGCGGCTTCTGCCAAGACCTTTCCCGGGAATCGACCCTCGAATTCTTTTCTGTATCCACAGCTCACGCCTGAGACACTGGGTACCCTGATCGCCTTCTACGAGCACAAAATCTTTACCCAGGGCGTCATATGGAATATCAACTCCTACGACCAGATGGGGGTCGAGTTGGGAAAGGTCCTGGCAAAGACCATTCTCCCGGAACTCGAGGGTAACGACCCTGTAAGTCACCATGATGGGTCGACCAACGGGCTGATCAATCACTATAAGCACCTGCGCTGACCGGTACGTGATGTCGAAAAGCGCGTTGAAGTCGACCGGCAATTCCGTTCGGGGGATGTCCAACTCCGGGGTCCGATGGAGAACACCCCGGGACTCAATAGGAGGACGGAGATGAAAATCGAAGGTTCATGTTACTGCGGACAGGTGAGATTTCGGGCGGTATCGCATACGCCGTATCCCTACATGCGTTGCTACTGCTCCATCTGCCGTAAGACCGCAGGCGGTGGTGGATACGCCATTAATATCATGGCTGAGTCGGATACACTGGAGATCGAAGGTGAGGAACACGCCGCCGCGCATGCGAACCGGATCGACGACGAGGCGCATCCGGGAAAGCTTAAACCGAGCCCCGGCAAGGGATACTATTGCCGGGACTGCGGCAGCGCCCTGTGGACCGCGGATCCCCGGTGGGATCAGTGGGTTTACCCTTTCGCTTCCGCGATCGATACACCCCTGCCCGTACCACCCGAACAGGTCCACATCATGCTCGACTTTGCGGCTCCGTGGGTCGAGGTCCCGCAGGGGGAGGGACACCGGCATTTCGCGCGCTATCCGGACGAGAGCATCGAGGACTGGCACAGGCGCCAGGGACTCTATCAATCCTGAATACGGTCTTGCCCCCCCTAGCTTACTCCCGTTGGAGCGAAGGGAATTACCGTTCGACACCCTCCGGGGGGGGCTGCGCTGCGCTACCGGGGAAGCAACATGAGGATCAGGCCGCTCCCTGACCCGTCCGGGTGGCGGATCGGGTGTCGAGTTTAAGGGATTCCGGGCTGACACGGATCGCGTCGATACTGAGGCAGAGTCGAACGTCATCCTTGACTAGCCTAGACATCTTGCCGATCCCGAAGTCGGAACGATTAATGGACGTCGTGGCCTTGACCGTGACGTTCTGCACCTTACCGGGCCGGCTTTCTCCTTCGGCCAGTTCCACCGCGAAATCGACGGGACGGGTCACACCGCGCAATGTCAGGTCACCGTGCATTACGGCGGTCTTCGGGGTGGTCCACTTGATGCCCCGGCTGACGAACAGGATCTCGGGGTGACGTTTGGCGTCGAAGAATCCTTCACCCTTGATGATCTTGTCGACGAGGGCATTCTCGGTGTGGAGGCTGTCGGTACGGACCATCACGAGCGCCTGACTGTGACCCTCGGCTACCGGTTGCCAGGCCAGACCGCCTCGAAACTCGTCGAACTGGCCATTAACCGGTGCGAACATGCTGGTCACGCAGAAACCCACCTTGGAGGTGGCCGGCTGGATCCGGTACAGGTATCCGTCTTGGGCGGCCTCCAGCATTCCCGCCAGGATCTCGGGATTCACACGATCATCATCAAAGGGTTCGCAGATCTCTTCGGCGGCGACGCCATGGACGGCGATGCCACCGAGTAGAAACGCTAGAATTGCGCCTATCATCATGTCAAACAAGGTCTTCATATGCCGTTCTCCGCCCGACTCCTCACATGGGAGTATGCAACATGAAACTATTCAAGTGATAAATATATAATAAAAAACTAATAGAGACCAGTTCCGCCTCGGCTCCGTCGTACCTTTCAGTCGCGTTCTGTGATCGATTGTGCAGTTCGAGAAACCAGAGGATCCATGTGGAATGACAATATTTAGGTTATTTGGGTTTGCCCTCCGCTGCCGCACTGGCCGGGTGCCAGCACGGCAAAACCCGCCGGAAAGTGAGTTCTGGATCGATGACCAAGCGGGATCTCGTCGACCCAGCTGTGCGATGGAGCGTAGACTGTACTTATGAATCGGATTGATGAGCGCTCTTAATGGCCATGTTCCAGCATGTATTCCTAAAGGGTAGTGAGCCGGACACGCTGATAAGCGACCTGCTGTCGTCCCTGCGCGGGGTGCCGGAGTCGGCGGGGCTGGGATTCCTCTATTTCGATGGTGAGCTGGCGCCCCATATCGATGGGATACTCGATCGGCTTCGCGATCAGACGCCGGTCGATCATTGGGTCGGCAGTGTCGCCGGGGGACTCATCGGTAGCGGCATCGAGAGCTATGGACGCCTTGCGATCAGCGTTCTCGTTACCGATATCGAGGCCGACAGCTTCCGTTTGTTACCCGCCGTCTACGATGATGTCTCGGCCGGGCTGGATGCCAGCCGGGCGTGGCGCGACGCTCACCTCAGTTCGTTCGGGGTGGTTCACGGCGACCCGCGCAACCCGCGGATGCCGGCACTGATTGCCGGCCTCAGCGCGGGAATGGAGGGCGGGTTCCTGGTCGGCGGCCTCAGTTCGTCGCAGGGAAACGATCTGGTTCAGATCGCCGGTGATCGTAGCGAAAATGGCCTCTCTGGCGTGTTGTTCTCCGGTAGTGTTCCCGTCGTCACCGGCGTGACTCAGGGTTGTACCCTGTTCGGGCACCGTCACGAGGTAACGGGCGCTGACGCGCATATTCTGACACGCCTCGACGGGCGCCCCGCCCTTGAGGTGCTGAACGAGGAAGTCGGCGATATCCTGGCGCGGGATCCACGGCGCATGGCGGGTTATATCTTTGCGGCCCTGCACATTCCCGGATCCGACACCGGCGACTACCTGGTGCGGAACCTGCTCGGAATCGACCCGGACAATGGCGCCCTGGCGATCGGTGACCATCTCGCCGAAGGGATGCAGTTGCAATTCGCGAGACGCGATGCGGATACCGCCAGAGAGGACCTCAGGCGAATGCTGGCCAGCGTCAGGTCGAGAATCGACGGCGAACCCGCGGGCGCTCTGTATTTCAGCTGCCTCGGCAGGGGAGAAAACCTGTTCGGGCCGGACTCGGCGGAACTCTCCATCGTGCGCGAAGAACTCGGGGACCTGCCGCTTGCCGGTTTCTACGCCAACGGTGAGATATCGCACAATCGTCTCTACGGTTACACCGGGGTTCTGACCGTCTTCCTGGAGCGAGGTTGATAAGGCGATTGCCGGAAAATGGCGTACCAGATTGCGCCGGATTTTCGTTCGTCATCAAGGCGCGACAACAGGCGCATAGTCGAACTATGTCACTGTTGTCGCAACACAGAGGACGAACGAAAAGACAAGCAGGATGGTATGTCATTTGACAGAAATCGCCTAAGTCATCCCGTTCCACATCGGTCAGATAGACGGCGCAGGCGTCGACCCGCACGGCCTTCTTTACCTGCCGGATGATGACTACCAGGGCGTCGTCCAACGTCGGCGCGGCATGGACTTGGCGCATGATCTGGCGCAGGGTGACAAGCATGGAGCAAACCTCCTGAACCTTTCCGGGAATGGGGGCGTGCGCAGCCGGAGAAAAGACTTGGCCCGACCAGTCAAGCGTCGGCGCAAGTCCGACCAAGTCGGAAATCCACCGCACGGGCCGGCTGTTTTCGACCGGTCAGGCTTGGCCAAAGCGCAGAGCGCGGACGATCACCGGCACGCAGTTCGATCGGTATGCGATTTGCTGCGGCAGACGCGGTGGAAAACAAACGCGCGTCGCGGTGATTGCGTCGCCGTTCGGATGCAAGCGGAGCGAGTGACGATGCCGCAAGTATATACCGGCATGTACAAAGGCGAACGATTCAACAGCATCAGCCACCTGATCGGCGCGGCCCTCGCACTCGCCGGAGGCGTGGTCCTCGTCACATATGCTGCGATGGATGGCGATACGCGCAAGATCCTGAGCCACAGCGTCTACGGTTTCACCCTGTTCCTGCTCTATCTCTTCTCCACCCTCTATCACGCGTTGGACGGCCCCGCCAAACGGGTACTCCGGGTGCTGGACCACCAGGCCATCTACCTGCTGATCGCGGGGACCTACACCCCGTTCACCCTGGTAGCGCTGAGAGGCGCCTTGGGCTGGTGGATGTTCGGCGCGATCTGGGGGCTGGCGGTGTTCGGGATCCTCCTGGACGCGCTGCCGCGCAAGGGGCCAAGAGTGGTACCCGTCATTATCTATCTGGTCATGGGCTGGCTCTGCCTTCTCGCCCTGGACCCGTTGCTCACCACCCTGCCGCCGACGGGATTTCGCTGGCTGCTGGCGGGTGGGATCTTCTACACGGCAGGCATCCTGTTTTTCGTCCTCAACCACTGGTACCCCAGGTCCCATGGGATCTGGCATCTGTTCGTGCTGGCGGGCAGCGTTTGCCACTACTTCACGATTCTGCTATTCCTGTGATGGGGGTGCGGTGCTGGTCGGTATCGAGCTCTGTGGGTCCCGAAAACTCCTGCAACCTTTGGAAGGTAGTAGTGGTGTAATCCACCCACAACCGGAGACTCGATCGCCTGGGCTGTCCGAGTTGGCCGGGCAGCTCGACGAGCAGGGAAATCCATATCCAACGATCGATGGGTACGCCAACGATGGTAGTCGTCGAAGTAGCCCGAAAGCATGCGTTTGAGGTGTCGTTCGTTAAGAACGATCGTGTGATCGAGAAGCTCGCGACGGATACTCTCGATCAGCCTTTCGACATACGGGTTTTGCCACGGTGAGCGAGGAGCAGTAAGGACCTCGCCGATATCAAGGCTGCTTGCACGACGTCGGAACGCTTCGCCATAGATTGCGCCTCGATCCCGCAACAGATACCTGGGTGCGGTGTCGAAGGGGAAGGCTTCGTTTGCGCGGTCTATTGGGCCGTCGGATGCTCTGTCATGTTGAAGTGCACGACGTGACGCCGACCATGGGCGAGCACAAGGAACACGAAGAAGACTCTGAAAGTGACAGTCGGGACGACGAAAAAATCGACTGACACCAGATCTCTGGCGTGGGAATTGAGAAAAGATCTCCACGTCGGCGACCGCGGTCCTGAGCCGATC is a genomic window of Gammaproteobacteria bacterium containing:
- a CDS encoding DUF4338 domain-containing protein, whose amino-acid sequence is MEAAGLVELPALKRPQVHTGKRGGVALSERTATDRRLAGPLRDFAPVRLEAVTEASEVGLWNEYVERFHPLGYKGAFGYRLRYFVRSGSQRLGCVLLGGAARAIAVRDRWIGWNERVRLRNLAWVINNSRF
- the pgi gene encoding glucose-6-phosphate isomerase — translated: MQSPRTLPAWQALEKLRLAMDGVHMRRSFGDDARRFERFSARFGEMLFDYSKNRIDAAVLEQLIALAGQAGLEERIEAMFSGERINNTENRAVLHVALRNRSNRPIVIDGDDVMPAVNAVLVKMRDFSEAVRSGAWTGYTGKPISDIVNIGIGGSDLGPKMVCQALTPYARPDLAVHFVSNVDGTDIAETLKRVSPDTTLFLVASKTFTTIETMTNAHTARAWFLRSAVDEGHVARHFVAMSTNAEEVARFGIDTRNMFEFWDWVGGRYSLWSAIGLSIALYLGMEHFEALLTGAHRADEHFRSTSFKQNIPVLMAMLGIWYNNFFDAQSHAILPYDQYLQYFADYFQQGDMESNGKRVTRQGDPVDLDTGPVIWGQPGTNGQHAFYQLIHQGTRLIPCDFLAAARSHNDIGRHHQILVSNYFAQSEALMRGRTREEAYAELAADGVRGEELELAASAKTFPGNRPSNSFLYPQLTPETLGTLIAFYEHKIFTQGVIWNINSYDQMGVELGKVLAKTILPELEGNDPVSHHDGSTNGLINHYKHLR
- a CDS encoding GFA family protein — encoded protein: MKIEGSCYCGQVRFRAVSHTPYPYMRCYCSICRKTAGGGGYAINIMAESDTLEIEGEEHAAAHANRIDDEAHPGKLKPSPGKGYYCRDCGSALWTADPRWDQWVYPFASAIDTPLPVPPEQVHIMLDFAAPWVEVPQGEGHRHFARYPDESIEDWHRRQGLYQS
- a CDS encoding YceI family protein → MKTLFDMMIGAILAFLLGGIAVHGVAAEEICEPFDDDRVNPEILAGMLEAAQDGYLYRIQPATSKVGFCVTSMFAPVNGQFDEFRGGLAWQPVAEGHSQALVMVRTDSLHTENALVDKIIKGEGFFDAKRHPEILFVSRGIKWTTPKTAVMHGDLTLRGVTRPVDFAVELAEGESRPGKVQNVTVKATTSINRSDFGIGKMSRLVKDDVRLCLSIDAIRVSPESLKLDTRSATRTGQGAA
- a CDS encoding FIST C-terminal domain-containing protein, yielding MAMFQHVFLKGSEPDTLISDLLSSLRGVPESAGLGFLYFDGELAPHIDGILDRLRDQTPVDHWVGSVAGGLIGSGIESYGRLAISVLVTDIEADSFRLLPAVYDDVSAGLDASRAWRDAHLSSFGVVHGDPRNPRMPALIAGLSAGMEGGFLVGGLSSSQGNDLVQIAGDRSENGLSGVLFSGSVPVVTGVTQGCTLFGHRHEVTGADAHILTRLDGRPALEVLNEEVGDILARDPRRMAGYIFAALHIPGSDTGDYLVRNLLGIDPDNGALAIGDHLAEGMQLQFARRDADTAREDLRRMLASVRSRIDGEPAGALYFSCLGRGENLFGPDSAELSIVREELGDLPLAGFYANGEISHNRLYGYTGVLTVFLERG
- a CDS encoding hemolysin III family protein — translated: MYKGERFNSISHLIGAALALAGGVVLVTYAAMDGDTRKILSHSVYGFTLFLLYLFSTLYHALDGPAKRVLRVLDHQAIYLLIAGTYTPFTLVALRGALGWWMFGAIWGLAVFGILLDALPRKGPRVVPVIIYLVMGWLCLLALDPLLTTLPPTGFRWLLAGGIFYTAGILFFVLNHWYPRSHGIWHLFVLAGSVCHYFTILLFL
- a CDS encoding transposase produces the protein MVRLVRFLLLLLGVTFRTRGSLQVEVAALRHQLLLYRSNRKRPHITPADRLRTAVADVEIFSQFPRQRSGVSRFFRRPDCHFQSLLRVPCARPWSASRRALQHDRASDGPIDRANEAFPFDTAPRYLLRDRGAIYGEAFRRRASSLDIGEVLTAPRSPWQNPYVERLIESIRRELLDHTIVLNERHLKRMLSGYFDDYHRWRTHRSLDMDFPARRAARPTRTAQAIESPVVGGLHHYYLPKVAGVFGTHRARYRPAPHPHHRNSRIVK